In Pelosinus sp. UFO1, one genomic interval encodes:
- the mrdA gene encoding penicillin-binding protein 2 → MWITEKSRRINIMAWIVITVIALLILRLAWMQLLHGPQYKKIAEENHIHQITAQAPRGIMYDHNGALLVTNRPSFAISIIPAKYSKDWNTTLLLANIIDVQPDEIERLLKVGSEFPYTPIQVKRDVDAMLQTKIREREEDLPGVIIEAMPIREYVYKELAAHVFGYLGSINEEEYVKRKEQGYKPTDFIGKDGLEQEWEEVLRGIDGGLQIEVNAAGEEVQIIGDKKAIAGKGLVLTLDVNLQKAAQDALMQQIEEGQKRGEPTKGGSVIVLDVKSGAVRAMVSYPSFDPNQFASGISNSHWNKLINNPYHPLTNKSIQNVYPPGSVFKIVTAAAALDMNYVTKDEIFDDKGVYVLDGWKFFGWQTKGLGKLNIVDAIAWSSDPVFYELGRRMGVDSLASYAMTFGLGKKSGIRLQGEEEGTVPTENWKRVTYDEQWYIGETVIAAIGQGYYLVTPLQQAMLLMAVANKGTIYRPMLVEKILTADGAVAETYQPEVLHTIYLKAETWDLLKQGLVAVTTKGTGLGVFQGMTTTVAGKSGSAETGTGTVHSWFACYAPAENPEIAVAVLVEEGGEGSVAAAPVVRKIVEAYFGLKKK, encoded by the coding sequence ATGTGGATTACAGAGAAGTCTCGCAGAATTAATATTATGGCATGGATAGTTATTACTGTTATTGCCCTTTTAATTTTACGTTTGGCTTGGATGCAACTGCTACATGGTCCCCAGTATAAAAAAATTGCCGAAGAAAACCACATCCATCAAATTACAGCACAGGCACCTCGTGGTATTATGTATGATCATAATGGGGCTTTACTTGTCACTAATCGGCCTAGTTTCGCTATATCTATTATTCCTGCGAAATATAGTAAGGACTGGAATACTACATTGCTGTTAGCTAATATTATTGATGTGCAGCCTGATGAGATCGAAAGGTTGTTAAAAGTTGGATCAGAGTTCCCCTATACTCCTATCCAAGTTAAGCGAGATGTAGATGCAATGCTTCAGACAAAGATTCGTGAGCGAGAAGAAGATCTGCCAGGGGTAATTATTGAAGCGATGCCCATTCGAGAATATGTATACAAGGAATTGGCAGCTCATGTATTTGGTTATCTTGGCAGTATTAATGAAGAAGAATATGTAAAACGTAAAGAACAGGGGTATAAACCAACAGATTTTATTGGTAAGGATGGCTTAGAGCAAGAGTGGGAAGAAGTATTACGGGGGATAGATGGTGGATTGCAGATTGAAGTTAATGCTGCAGGCGAAGAAGTACAGATCATTGGAGATAAAAAAGCAATAGCCGGTAAGGGGTTAGTGCTTACTCTTGATGTAAACCTACAAAAGGCAGCCCAGGACGCCTTAATGCAGCAAATAGAAGAAGGACAGAAGAGGGGAGAACCAACAAAAGGCGGAAGTGTTATTGTTCTGGATGTAAAATCAGGAGCAGTGCGTGCTATGGTTAGTTATCCTTCATTTGATCCCAATCAATTTGCAAGTGGAATCAGTAATTCCCATTGGAATAAGCTTATCAATAATCCCTATCATCCTCTTACGAACAAAAGCATTCAAAATGTTTATCCTCCAGGTTCGGTTTTTAAAATTGTGACGGCAGCAGCTGCCTTGGATATGAATTATGTGACTAAGGATGAAATATTTGATGATAAGGGCGTGTACGTACTTGATGGGTGGAAATTCTTTGGATGGCAAACTAAGGGATTAGGAAAGCTCAATATTGTAGATGCAATCGCTTGGTCAAGTGACCCTGTTTTTTATGAATTAGGTCGCCGCATGGGAGTTGATTCCTTAGCGAGTTACGCTATGACCTTTGGGTTAGGAAAAAAGAGTGGGATTCGTCTGCAGGGAGAAGAGGAAGGCACTGTTCCTACAGAAAATTGGAAAAGGGTTACCTATGATGAACAATGGTATATTGGTGAAACTGTAATAGCCGCCATAGGACAAGGATATTATCTTGTAACACCATTGCAACAGGCAATGTTATTAATGGCGGTAGCAAATAAGGGAACTATTTATCGACCAATGCTGGTAGAAAAAATATTAACGGCAGATGGTGCAGTAGCAGAAACCTATCAACCGGAAGTCCTTCATACCATTTATTTAAAAGCTGAAACATGGGATTTACTTAAGCAAGGATTAGTGGCTGTAACCACTAAAGGTACTGGACTCGGTGTGTTTCAAGGAATGACGACCACAGTAGCTGGTAAAAGTGGATCTGCTGAAACAGGAACAGGCACGGTTCATTCCTGGTTTGCTTGCTATGCGCCAGCAGAAAATCCTGAAATTGCTGTCGCGGTCCTAGTTGAGGAAGGAGGCGAAGGTTCTGTTGCGGCAGCACCTGTTGTCAGAAAAATAGTAGAGGCGTATTTTGGGCTTAAAAAGAAATAA
- a CDS encoding dicarboxylate/amino acid:cation symporter, which produces MEKNKKGIGLTTQIFIALVLGVVFGYVFPTYGQALKPVGDAFIRMIKMIVVPLIFSSLIMGIAGTGDFKKLGRLGAKAIIWFEVATTLALFVGLLVANTFQPGVGVALATGADVSTAAAAAKKTISMVDMFVNIVPTNVVDAMGRGDMLQIILFSTFFGVAAAHLGAKGKPVVDLAISVAEIMFKFTWYVMKLAPLGVFALISFTVGKFGLGMLIPLAKLIGSLYFALILFIVLLLACASLIIRMNFFQLLRAIKEPILIAFSTASSEAALPIAMEKLEKFGVPKHIVTFVLPTGYTFNLDGSTLYSALAVIFIAQVYNIDFPISTQLVMLVTLMMSTKGIAAVPGASLIVIAGTAAAFGLPVEGIGIILGVDRILDMARTACNLIGNCVAAVVVARWENELPNEVLQVAYTKNYDE; this is translated from the coding sequence TTGGAGAAAAACAAAAAGGGTATAGGGTTAACTACTCAAATTTTTATTGCTCTTGTTTTAGGTGTTGTTTTCGGCTATGTTTTCCCTACGTATGGACAAGCATTGAAGCCAGTTGGTGATGCATTTATTCGTATGATTAAGATGATCGTTGTACCTCTGATTTTTAGTTCTTTAATTATGGGGATTGCCGGAACTGGTGACTTTAAAAAATTGGGACGCTTAGGGGCTAAAGCAATTATTTGGTTTGAAGTTGCAACTACATTGGCTTTGTTTGTTGGTTTACTTGTTGCAAATACTTTCCAACCTGGTGTAGGTGTCGCTCTTGCAACTGGTGCTGATGTTAGCACAGCTGCCGCAGCAGCGAAGAAAACAATTAGTATGGTAGATATGTTCGTTAATATTGTACCTACTAATGTTGTTGATGCTATGGGGCGTGGCGATATGCTCCAAATCATTTTATTCTCTACTTTCTTTGGCGTAGCAGCCGCTCATTTGGGAGCAAAGGGCAAGCCAGTTGTTGACCTTGCGATCAGTGTTGCGGAGATTATGTTCAAATTTACTTGGTATGTAATGAAATTAGCTCCTCTTGGTGTATTTGCTTTAATTTCATTTACCGTTGGTAAATTTGGTTTGGGTATGTTGATTCCTTTGGCAAAACTTATCGGGTCGCTGTATTTTGCCTTAATATTGTTCATAGTTTTACTACTCGCCTGTGCATCTCTCATCATTCGGATGAATTTCTTCCAGTTATTAAGAGCAATTAAGGAACCAATTTTGATTGCTTTCTCCACAGCTTCTAGCGAAGCAGCATTACCGATAGCAATGGAGAAGTTAGAAAAGTTTGGTGTGCCTAAACATATTGTTACTTTTGTATTGCCTACCGGGTATACTTTTAATCTAGATGGTTCTACGTTATATAGTGCGTTGGCAGTTATATTTATTGCCCAAGTTTATAATATTGACTTTCCGATTTCTACGCAGCTAGTTATGTTAGTTACTTTGATGATGTCAACAAAAGGTATTGCAGCAGTACCTGGTGCGTCTCTGATTGTTATCGCAGGTACAGCAGCGGCCTTTGGTTTACCTGTAGAAGGTATTGGTATTATCCTTGGCGTTGACCGGATTCTCGATATGGCTCGGACAGCCTGCAACTTGATTGGCAACTGTGTGGCCGCGGTTGTTGTGGCCCGTTGGGAAAATGAGTTACCTAATGAAGTATTGCAAGTAGCCTATACAAAAAATTACGACGAATAA
- a CDS encoding LCP family protein: MAELEKRLAERRSGKGKSIVTILSILLALVAVASASYYWFSGGIEQSKEKGSIVTPQNKINIMVMGVDERSDDGGRSDTLFVVTIDTNTKEVAMLSIPRDTRVKIPGHGWDKINHAYAFGGYKLTQQAVESLLGIKIDHYVTINIAGFKKIVDAVGGVTIDVEKRMYYTDPYDDNGVGGGAFVIDLRKGVQHMDGETAIQYVRYRDEEGDIGRVERQHQFLKALMKEVASPSVITKIPGIIKEVSSVVKTDLSTSEMLTLAKTLNDASKSGLKTDMVPGKPAYIDDVSYWLPDVMSLRRHVAQTLGVTMEEKYVATTQREVNEYETSIPKEMKVVETPKTTKTLNSEKTTTPEKPKTPDKPGASTDVSKPVMKSVNAKVSVEVLNASGVADAGDKVAEVLRSQGFEVSGVTSTPNAYKNTVVISNSTNSTVVNKLSSLPFKYTLQITKDEGKSTDGIVVIGKDYAAK; the protein is encoded by the coding sequence ATGGCAGAACTGGAAAAAAGATTAGCTGAGCGAAGAAGTGGCAAGGGAAAAAGTATTGTTACGATCTTAAGTATTCTGTTAGCATTAGTAGCAGTAGCCAGCGCGTCCTATTATTGGTTTAGTGGAGGAATTGAGCAAAGTAAGGAAAAGGGAAGTATTGTAACTCCTCAAAATAAAATCAATATTATGGTTATGGGAGTTGATGAACGTAGTGATGATGGAGGACGTTCGGATACGTTATTTGTTGTGACAATTGATACGAATACGAAAGAAGTCGCCATGCTTTCCATACCGAGGGATACTAGGGTTAAAATTCCGGGACACGGCTGGGATAAAATTAATCATGCTTATGCTTTTGGTGGTTACAAATTAACGCAACAAGCAGTAGAAAGTTTGTTAGGTATTAAAATTGACCATTATGTTACTATTAATATTGCAGGGTTTAAAAAGATTGTTGATGCCGTCGGCGGTGTTACAATTGATGTGGAAAAACGCATGTATTATACAGATCCCTACGATGATAATGGGGTCGGTGGTGGCGCTTTTGTAATTGATTTACGTAAAGGGGTACAACACATGGATGGCGAGACCGCTATTCAATATGTACGTTACCGTGATGAAGAAGGTGATATTGGCCGGGTTGAGCGTCAGCATCAGTTCTTAAAAGCATTAATGAAGGAAGTAGCTAGTCCGTCTGTTATCACTAAAATTCCTGGAATTATTAAAGAAGTGAGTAGTGTGGTTAAAACTGATCTATCGACAAGTGAAATGCTCACCCTTGCTAAAACCTTGAATGATGCATCGAAAAGTGGATTAAAAACAGATATGGTACCTGGAAAACCTGCTTATATTGATGATGTAAGTTATTGGTTACCTGATGTCATGTCATTAAGAAGACATGTAGCTCAGACATTGGGAGTAACCATGGAAGAAAAATATGTGGCTACAACTCAACGTGAAGTAAATGAATATGAAACCTCAATTCCTAAAGAAATGAAAGTGGTTGAAACTCCTAAGACAACCAAAACTTTAAATTCAGAAAAAACAACAACACCAGAGAAACCTAAAACTCCGGATAAACCTGGAGCTTCCACGGATGTAAGTAAACCTGTTATGAAAAGTGTAAATGCTAAAGTTAGTGTTGAAGTATTAAATGCTAGCGGTGTAGCAGATGCTGGTGACAAAGTTGCGGAAGTACTACGAAGTCAAGGTTTTGAAGTGTCGGGTGTAACGAGTACGCCTAACGCGTATAAAAATACAGTAGTCATCTCCAATTCTACAAATAGCACAGTGGTTAATAAATTAAGCTCATTACCATTTAAATATACGCTGCAAATTACTAAGGATGAAGGTAAATCTACAGATGGAATCGTTGTAATTGGTAAGGACTACGCAGCTAAATAA
- a CDS encoding bifunctional precorrin-2 dehydrogenase/sirohydrochlorin ferrochelatase codes for MPFYPINLQISRQPCIVVGGGSVAERKVAALLLAGGDVTVLSPEITKGLAILAERREITHIARGYQQGDVKGFFIIICSTDNPSVNKLVAAEGKELGVLVNVADAPELGNFSVPAQISRGDLLLTISTGGKSPAVAKKLREELGERYGPEYGTYLELVAKVREQIKKELPTAKEREIVWRRTIDQEVISLLKDGKIKEAEAKIYNAISCSGTQS; via the coding sequence GTGCCGTTCTATCCGATAAACTTACAAATAAGTCGCCAACCTTGTATTGTTGTGGGGGGCGGCAGCGTTGCTGAGCGCAAAGTAGCTGCACTTTTGCTTGCAGGTGGAGATGTTACTGTACTTAGCCCAGAGATTACCAAAGGGTTGGCCATTTTGGCAGAAAGAAGAGAGATTACTCATATTGCCCGGGGTTATCAGCAGGGAGATGTTAAAGGCTTTTTCATTATTATTTGCTCCACGGATAATCCTTCGGTAAATAAGCTGGTAGCGGCAGAAGGCAAAGAGCTTGGTGTTCTTGTTAATGTGGCAGATGCTCCTGAATTGGGCAATTTTAGTGTGCCAGCCCAAATTTCTCGTGGCGACTTATTGCTTACCATCTCTACCGGGGGGAAAAGCCCGGCAGTAGCCAAAAAGTTACGCGAGGAATTAGGTGAACGTTATGGTCCTGAATATGGTACATACCTTGAGTTGGTGGCAAAGGTTCGAGAACAAATAAAAAAAGAACTGCCAACAGCAAAGGAACGAGAAATCGTTTGGCGAAGAACCATAGATCAGGAAGTAATTAGCTTGCTGAAAGATGGCAAGATAAAAGAGGCGGAGGCTAAGATTTATAATGCAATTAGTTGTTCTGGGACTCAATCATAA
- the cbiQ gene encoding cobalt ECF transporter T component CbiQ, with amino-acid sequence MNKNKLPSWLTATSYAKLPIVQSSWHRGDYLEKTLDNIGQVMAEDMYQDVVANRSRLLQRIHPIIKIIGCTALLILVAISHNFLFLAGIHLFTLAILLMSGINILDYIKRVWIPAFIFSGIMMLPAISSWITPGDELLVIYHSWYWHIGGFSLPEKMIITKQGVRAASFVFMRTATSLAIMVALVKTTQWNILTKSLSKLGVPSVFVMVLDLTYRYLFLFLLLLSDFIFGRKSRLVGKEGPLSQWEWIGGAVGGFFRMSLEYSGEVSAAMIARGYNGENKQRLDKSVRLLDLCFLCVILGLCILSGML; translated from the coding sequence GTGAATAAAAATAAATTGCCCAGTTGGTTAACAGCTACCTCGTACGCTAAGCTGCCAATTGTACAGTCTTCTTGGCATAGGGGGGATTATCTAGAAAAAACTCTAGATAATATTGGCCAGGTAATGGCTGAAGATATGTATCAAGATGTCGTTGCTAATCGTTCTAGATTGTTGCAAAGAATTCATCCAATTATTAAAATTATTGGGTGCACTGCATTGCTTATTTTAGTTGCCATATCCCATAATTTTTTATTCTTAGCAGGCATTCATCTTTTTACCTTAGCTATACTATTAATGTCTGGTATTAATATACTTGATTATATAAAGCGGGTATGGATACCCGCTTTTATTTTTTCTGGTATTATGATGTTGCCAGCAATAAGCAGTTGGATAACACCTGGAGATGAATTGCTGGTTATTTATCATTCGTGGTATTGGCATATAGGCGGATTTTCTTTGCCAGAGAAAATGATAATAACTAAGCAGGGGGTAAGAGCGGCCAGTTTTGTATTTATGCGAACTGCGACATCTTTAGCAATAATGGTCGCTCTTGTGAAAACTACACAATGGAATATTCTAACCAAGTCTTTAAGTAAATTAGGTGTACCTAGTGTGTTTGTAATGGTGCTTGATTTAACGTATCGTTATTTATTCTTATTTCTATTGTTGCTAAGTGATTTTATTTTTGGACGAAAAAGTCGTTTAGTAGGTAAAGAAGGGCCACTGAGCCAATGGGAATGGATTGGTGGAGCAGTTGGTGGATTTTTTCGGATGTCCTTAGAATACAGTGGAGAAGTGTCAGCAGCTATGATTGCTCGTGGGTATAATGGAGAAAATAAGCAAAGGTTAGATAAATCTGTTCGTTTACTGGATCTTTGCTTCTTGTGTGTAATTCTGGGCTTATGTATTTTATCTGGGATGCTGTAA
- a CDS encoding glycosyl hydrolase family 18 protein, whose protein sequence is MTILRYSKILTSIVLLLFVIMVIGISGGCSNKPAPKPLPDTTGTAENPAGKIAMPPRMVLGYYENPWPGTPDKTGSFPSMKSFAKSMTGVGPFWYKATKNGTLEAKDSQLVYDSARSLGLAMYPLITNKTGSNEQVLGDPAIRTLVTDNIVKLVQEKQYDGVNIDFELLPPAQRDNLTKFMAELYPKMKAINKTLIISVFPQVDVAEDVSGAYNYPELAKSADFLQIMTYDNHWSTSKPGPIAPIDWYEKNIKYAIDNCGGPQKVIIGVGFYGYDWVGKEGETITYVDAIVRAEENGAKIEYDEAAQAPHYKYKDHEVWFENDKSVAAKLDVVAKYNPAGIALWRLGQEQPEVWPLIDTKFPK, encoded by the coding sequence GTGACTATATTGCGCTATTCAAAAATTTTAACAAGTATTGTGCTGTTACTTTTTGTGATTATGGTAATCGGAATTTCAGGAGGCTGTAGTAATAAACCAGCGCCAAAACCTTTGCCAGATACAACGGGTACAGCAGAGAACCCAGCAGGGAAAATTGCTATGCCGCCGCGCATGGTGCTTGGGTATTATGAAAATCCTTGGCCAGGCACACCTGATAAAACAGGGTCATTTCCAAGTATGAAATCTTTTGCCAAAAGCATGACTGGAGTTGGTCCCTTTTGGTATAAAGCCACTAAGAATGGGACTTTAGAAGCGAAAGATAGCCAACTTGTTTATGATTCTGCTAGGAGCCTAGGCCTGGCAATGTATCCGTTGATTACAAATAAAACAGGATCAAATGAACAAGTGCTAGGTGATCCAGCAATTCGTACGCTAGTAACGGACAATATTGTAAAACTAGTACAAGAGAAGCAATACGATGGTGTCAATATTGATTTTGAATTACTACCTCCAGCACAAAGAGATAATTTAACCAAGTTTATGGCAGAGTTATATCCAAAAATGAAGGCGATTAATAAGACTTTGATTATATCTGTATTTCCTCAGGTTGATGTAGCTGAAGATGTTTCAGGGGCTTATAATTATCCGGAGCTCGCAAAGAGTGCAGATTTTTTACAAATCATGACCTATGATAATCATTGGTCAACATCCAAGCCAGGGCCCATTGCGCCAATTGATTGGTATGAAAAAAATATTAAATACGCCATTGATAATTGTGGCGGGCCTCAAAAGGTCATTATTGGCGTAGGCTTTTATGGTTACGACTGGGTTGGCAAGGAAGGAGAGACGATTACCTATGTAGATGCGATTGTACGGGCGGAAGAAAATGGAGCTAAGATTGAGTATGATGAGGCGGCACAAGCGCCTCACTATAAGTACAAAGATCATGAAGTTTGGTTTGAAAATGATAAAAGTGTAGCGGCTAAGTTAGATGTTGTTGCAAAGTATAACCCAGCTGGAATTGCATTATGGCGTTTGGGACAAGAACAACCAGAAGTATGGCCTTTGATTGATACAAAATTTCCTAAGTAA
- a CDS encoding CoA pyrophosphatase has translation MKEFCDKLSAALAVAIDNKGSYNEYFSASVLVPLVWDNGEIAVLFEVRSTQLSWQPGEICFPGGRIEKNDKNPLFAAVRETQEELALSKDDIQVLGSLEEILSPIGVRLHPYVGYLSPKHLITPNEGEVAEVFTVPLEYLINYDPMIGHMEMGTRPLEDFPFALVPGYSQEWRVRKKYQVLFYKYKEHVIWGLTAQVLKRFLDVCKKIGSEEK, from the coding sequence ATGAAAGAATTCTGTGACAAACTTTCAGCTGCCTTAGCAGTTGCTATAGACAATAAAGGCAGCTACAATGAGTACTTTTCTGCATCTGTTTTGGTGCCCTTAGTATGGGACAATGGTGAAATTGCCGTACTTTTTGAAGTTCGATCCACCCAATTGTCCTGGCAACCTGGGGAGATCTGTTTTCCCGGTGGTCGCATTGAAAAAAACGATAAAAATCCCCTCTTTGCAGCTGTGCGTGAGACACAAGAAGAGCTTGCCCTGTCTAAGGATGATATACAGGTTTTAGGCTCACTTGAGGAAATACTTAGTCCCATTGGAGTTCGCCTACATCCCTATGTAGGATACCTTTCTCCCAAGCATTTAATTACCCCCAATGAAGGTGAGGTCGCAGAAGTCTTTACTGTGCCTTTGGAATATCTTATAAACTATGATCCTATGATTGGACATATGGAAATGGGTACTAGACCCTTAGAAGATTTTCCTTTTGCCTTAGTACCAGGGTATTCACAGGAGTGGCGGGTTCGCAAGAAGTATCAAGTATTATTTTATAAATATAAAGAGCATGTTATCTGGGGGTTGACGGCGCAAGTCCTAAAACGGTTTTTAGATGTATGTAAAAAAATAGGCAGTGAGGAAAAATAA
- a CDS encoding FAD:protein FMN transferase has translation MKKKLSIVLTILVMISLLVFGYLRNHNVSAAQPYKETQFLMDTIVEITAYGPGAEEAVKAAFAEFQRLHTITNNFDENSQVSKINQMAGKAKVTVDPDLVYIIKFSQEVSDKLADSFDMTIGPLTKLWGIGHKGEFVPSQAEIEAVLPLVNYHLVEVDTIENTVYLPKEGMMLDLGGIAKGYATDKAIEVLKAKGITSALVNAGGDVRVIGNKPDGKPWRIGIQNPRETEGISAKLALTDWDTMETSGDYQRFIIKSGIRYSHILNPRTGWQPREVASVTMVNNSSTYGDILSKPIFVLGVEKGLEILKQFPGNEAVIVTMEGKIIVTPGLEGKIELPLESDKKQPETKP, from the coding sequence ATGAAAAAGAAATTATCAATAGTATTAACAATACTTGTTATGATTAGTTTACTAGTTTTCGGATATTTACGGAATCATAATGTATCGGCTGCACAACCATATAAGGAAACCCAATTTCTTATGGATACTATTGTGGAAATTACAGCATATGGCCCAGGGGCAGAGGAAGCAGTTAAGGCAGCATTTGCGGAATTTCAACGATTACATACGATTACAAATAATTTTGATGAGAATAGTCAAGTATCAAAGATTAATCAAATGGCCGGCAAAGCTAAAGTAACTGTTGATCCAGATTTAGTTTATATTATAAAGTTTTCTCAAGAGGTATCTGATAAACTAGCAGACTCCTTTGATATGACAATTGGCCCATTAACTAAGTTATGGGGTATCGGTCATAAAGGGGAATTCGTTCCAAGTCAGGCTGAAATTGAAGCAGTGTTGCCTTTGGTGAATTATCATTTGGTAGAGGTGGATACCATTGAAAATACTGTATATTTGCCTAAAGAAGGTATGATGCTGGATTTGGGCGGAATTGCTAAAGGGTATGCAACAGATAAGGCAATTGAAGTATTGAAGGCAAAAGGAATTACATCTGCGTTGGTGAATGCTGGAGGAGATGTACGAGTAATCGGCAATAAGCCTGATGGCAAACCATGGAGAATTGGTATACAAAACCCTCGAGAGACAGAAGGAATTAGTGCAAAGTTAGCCTTAACGGATTGGGATACAATGGAGACCTCTGGTGATTATCAGAGATTTATTATAAAAAGCGGCATAAGATACTCTCATATTCTTAATCCTCGGACTGGATGGCAACCTAGGGAGGTCGCTAGCGTGACCATGGTCAATAATAGCTCAACCTATGGTGATATATTGAGTAAACCTATTTTTGTATTAGGTGTTGAGAAAGGACTAGAAATATTAAAACAGTTTCCTGGTAATGAGGCTGTAATTGTAACTATGGAGGGGAAAATTATTGTTACCCCTGGTCTTGAGGGCAAGATTGAATTACCATTAGAATCAGATAAAAAGCAACCGGAAACTAAGCCTTAG
- a CDS encoding energy-coupling factor ABC transporter ATP-binding protein → MLFNLKDIRYCYQREKAAIDGVSLEIDAGEQIVLLGPNGCGKSTLQKVIAGLIFPSQGEFWAYNTKITKNKMQDKNFAAAYRQKIGFVFQNSDVQLFCASVLDEVMFGPLAMGLSFDKAKKQAEEILDCIGITSLKDRLPHHLSGGEKKKVAFAAVLVVNPEVLILDEPTNGLDPKTQRWMRGMLRQLNESGKTIIIATHQLELVPDLAKRVVVIGDGHTIMADDKPAIILANQELLLAANIIDQDQHVHLHGQLQHVHVHRHE, encoded by the coding sequence TTGTTATTTAATTTAAAAGATATAAGATATTGTTATCAAAGAGAAAAAGCGGCAATAGATGGGGTTTCTTTAGAAATTGATGCAGGGGAACAGATTGTGTTACTTGGACCAAACGGGTGTGGTAAATCTACTTTGCAGAAGGTAATCGCAGGATTAATCTTTCCGAGCCAAGGAGAGTTCTGGGCTTACAATACTAAAATTACAAAAAACAAGATGCAGGATAAGAACTTTGCAGCTGCATATCGACAAAAAATTGGTTTTGTTTTTCAAAATTCGGATGTGCAGCTTTTTTGTGCTAGCGTATTAGATGAAGTTATGTTTGGCCCATTGGCCATGGGACTTTCCTTTGACAAAGCAAAGAAGCAGGCAGAAGAGATCTTAGATTGTATTGGTATTACTTCATTAAAAGATCGATTACCTCATCACTTAAGTGGAGGAGAAAAGAAAAAAGTCGCCTTCGCCGCTGTGCTAGTTGTAAATCCAGAAGTATTAATTTTAGACGAACCAACAAATGGTCTCGACCCCAAAACCCAACGATGGATGAGAGGTATGCTTCGTCAGTTAAATGAATCTGGTAAAACGATTATTATTGCGACGCACCAGCTTGAATTAGTCCCAGACTTAGCAAAGCGAGTCGTTGTAATTGGTGATGGGCATACAATAATGGCCGATGATAAACCAGCCATTATTTTAGCAAATCAGGAGTTACTTTTAGCCGCTAATATTATTGATCAAGATCAACACGTGCATTTACACGGACAGTTACAACATGTGCATGTACATCGCCATGAATAG
- a CDS encoding cation transporter: MNVENYILIVEGMSCGHCKNAVEKAVSTLAGVISAVVDLPNKTLAVEIDASKVTLEKIEEAVDDEGFTVVGKQ; the protein is encoded by the coding sequence ATGAATGTTGAAAATTATATTCTTATAGTGGAAGGTATGAGCTGTGGGCACTGCAAAAATGCTGTAGAGAAGGCTGTTAGTACTTTGGCAGGAGTAATTTCAGCAGTCGTAGATTTACCAAATAAGACACTGGCTGTAGAGATTGATGCTAGTAAAGTAACATTAGAGAAAATAGAAGAAGCTGTCGATGATGAAGGTTTTACTGTTGTAGGTAAACAATAA